The genomic segment GAAAAGCTCTGACTAAAAGTTTAGATTGGACATTAATATCATTGGCTTGTTGAAATAATTCGTATATATCAGCTTCTCTATCCCCAATATTAATAATTAAAGTATCAGGACAATCTTTTTTGAGTTGTTCGGTTGCTTGTAAAGAGTTAAGCCATTTTTGGCTTTCTTTCTCTTGAATAGACTTTTCATAGCGTCTATGTTTTTTGCCATATTCTTCATAGGGTCTTATCCAAGTTTGTTGATGAATAATTCCAAGTGGAACACGGGAAGGAGTCATAGATAAGGTTGTATGAACGAGCATTCCTTTAATGGATTCATCAGAACCAATATTACCCAATCCTTTTGTTTCAGGATGTGAGGTATAATTAAGTATTGAAGTATCTTGTATGGCTAATACAATTTGCTGTTCGCTTATTCTTTTTTGTGTAGCTATTTGATGAGGATTTAAAATATTTTTATGAGATACTTTTTTATTATTTAAAAATCTATAAGTAGCTTTTATTTTAGCCCACGAATTATATTTTTGAGGAATAGAAGTATTAGGCGAAGAACAAAAAGATACAATGATGTCCATCAGCCTTTTATTAAGACGAACATCATTAAAGTCGGCAATATTAAATTCGGTATTTATCCATTTTTTTGTTTCTTCTAAATATGAGTCAGGGTTTAGATTATCATTTTCGTTATCATAGACATCTATCATATAATTATTATCGGAAAAATTAAATAAAAACTTAATACCTAAAAAATGTAAATTTTAAGAAAAATGTGTGGGAATTTTTAATGTATATCCCTAATTCTTCTTAATATATAAAAGATGTGGGTAATGATAAGTTCATAGGGGAGATGTGAAGTATGTTGGAGAGATGAGGGCAAACTTAAGTTGTAATCCTTGATGATAAGGAAAAGATTCTTGTAAAGCACCTGGTTACCGTGCAACACAAGGATTTCACCCTTGTTGAATATCAAGG from the bacterium genome contains:
- a CDS encoding IS4 family transposase, encoding MIDVYDNENDNLNPDSYLEETKKWINTEFNIADFNDVRLNKRLMDIIVSFCSSPNTSIPQKYNSWAKIKATYRFLNNKKVSHKNILNPHQIATQKRISEQQIVLAIQDTSILNYTSHPETKGLGNIGSDESIKGMLVHTTLSMTPSRVPLGIIHQQTWIRPYEEYGKKHRRYEKSIQEKESQKWLNSLQATEQLKKDCPDTLIINIGDREADIYELFQQANDINVQSKLLVRAFHNRNVDAQEQYLWSYMKIQPLACTLEVSVPRKKKKAERIAYVELRFCNVTIKPPKSKSNLFPITLNAIYLIEPSPPLDEEPLSWMLLTTLSLNSVSDAVQSVEYYAQRFLNRIIP